A genome region from Rhizobacter sp. includes the following:
- a CDS encoding MmgE/PrpD family protein: MSESTLPADTTRRLATWVAGLRYEDLPAEVVAVAKRQILDTLAVAWAGTRADAIEPLRRLIGGLGGAPEAPVWCYGERLPATQAAFLNGMLASALDYDSLHDRATVHPDVVTLPAIMALAEQRAASGRELITALVAGDELLVRLGLAARSHPGWFYSSAFGVFGAAAAASRLLGLGADQTLHALGIAMSQAAGTQQALLERSLTKRLQTAYAARAGVESALFAQAGVTGPAQPLEGASGIQALYTGFEAGELLGDLGTRYAITGMTLKKYASCMCNHAPIEATLQLAARHHLRAADVAALKVTISPFMHRLTGAPFEPGDNPQVSAQFSVQYSVASALLRGRFEVRDIEPAAVLEPEVLALAARVQVQVDATAGKFVPAVLELRTHGGATHTLTVDTLPGTPAAPLSEAALHHKALAGFTSAAKAMDEVHALGLIARLQALEHTPDVRGLLG, encoded by the coding sequence GACATGGGTTGCAGGCTTGCGCTACGAGGACCTGCCGGCCGAGGTGGTGGCGGTCGCCAAGCGCCAGATCCTCGACACGCTGGCGGTGGCCTGGGCCGGCACACGTGCCGATGCGATCGAGCCGCTGCGCAGGCTCATCGGTGGTCTTGGCGGCGCGCCCGAGGCACCTGTGTGGTGCTACGGCGAGCGCTTGCCTGCCACGCAGGCTGCGTTCCTGAACGGCATGCTGGCCTCGGCGCTGGACTACGACAGCCTGCACGACCGCGCCACGGTGCACCCCGACGTGGTGACCCTGCCCGCAATCATGGCGCTGGCCGAGCAGCGGGCGGCCAGCGGCCGAGAGCTCATCACCGCGCTGGTGGCGGGCGACGAGCTTCTGGTGCGCCTGGGGCTGGCGGCACGCAGCCACCCGGGCTGGTTCTACTCGTCCGCATTCGGCGTGTTCGGTGCCGCTGCTGCCGCGAGCCGGCTGCTCGGCCTGGGCGCTGACCAGACTCTGCATGCGCTGGGCATTGCGATGAGCCAGGCCGCGGGTACGCAGCAGGCGCTGCTCGAACGCAGCCTAACCAAACGTCTGCAGACGGCCTACGCCGCGCGTGCGGGCGTTGAGTCGGCGCTGTTTGCCCAGGCTGGTGTCACCGGCCCGGCCCAGCCGCTGGAAGGCGCCAGCGGGATTCAGGCGCTGTACACCGGCTTCGAGGCCGGAGAACTGCTGGGTGACCTGGGCACGCGGTACGCCATCACCGGCATGACGCTGAAGAAGTACGCGAGCTGCATGTGCAACCACGCGCCCATCGAGGCTACCCTGCAGCTGGCGGCTCGACATCATTTGCGCGCTGCCGATGTGGCGGCGTTGAAGGTGACGATCTCTCCCTTCATGCACCGCCTGACCGGGGCGCCGTTCGAGCCTGGCGACAACCCGCAGGTCAGCGCCCAGTTCAGCGTCCAGTACTCGGTGGCCAGTGCGCTGCTGCGCGGCCGATTCGAGGTGCGCGACATCGAACCTGCCGCCGTGCTGGAGCCGGAGGTGCTGGCGCTGGCTGCACGCGTGCAGGTGCAGGTCGACGCGACGGCCGGCAAGTTCGTGCCCGCCGTGCTGGAGCTGCGCACCCATGGCGGTGCGACGCACACCCTGACGGTGGACACGCTGCCCGGCACACCCGCGGCGCCGCTGTCTGAGGCGGCGTTGCACCACAAGGCGCTGGCTGGGTTCACCTCAGCGGCGAAAGCCATGGATGAGGTGCATGCACTCGGGCTGATCGCGCGATTGCAGGCCTTGGAGCACACCCCTGACGTGCGCGGCCTGCTCGGCTGA
- a CDS encoding tripartite tricarboxylate transporter substrate binding protein — translation MSLAALSAALLALSGSAWSQTPPWPSKPIRIVVAYGPGGQTDIVARVIGERLQQRLGQPVLVENRAGGGGNVGTDHVAKSAPDGYTLAMAAISNFGANPALYPKIPYDPLKDFVPVAHAISTSNVLVVHPSFPARTLPELIALAKAKPGALSYASAGAGTSIHLFMEVLKLRAGLDITHIPYRGSAPALQDVVGGQVPMIFDSMPSAFPMVKAGKLRALAVSSGTRSPVAPDVPTVAEQGVANFDLVSWIGFAAPAGTPDPIVQRLNGEINAILRMPEVVARFNELGAQTVGGSTASFDAFIRQEIATWTDVVKKAGITAD, via the coding sequence ATGTCCCTGGCCGCGCTCAGCGCGGCACTCCTGGCCCTGTCGGGCAGCGCCTGGTCGCAGACGCCGCCCTGGCCGAGCAAGCCCATCCGCATCGTCGTGGCGTACGGGCCGGGCGGGCAGACCGACATCGTTGCCCGGGTCATTGGTGAGAGGCTGCAGCAGCGCCTGGGGCAGCCCGTGCTGGTGGAGAACCGCGCCGGCGGCGGAGGCAACGTGGGCACCGACCACGTCGCCAAGTCGGCCCCCGACGGCTACACGCTGGCCATGGCGGCCATCAGCAACTTCGGCGCCAACCCCGCGCTGTACCCCAAAATCCCGTACGACCCGCTGAAGGACTTCGTGCCGGTGGCACACGCCATCTCCACCAGCAATGTGCTGGTGGTGCACCCGTCGTTCCCTGCACGCACGCTGCCGGAACTGATCGCGCTGGCCAAGGCAAAACCAGGGGCGCTGAGCTACGCCAGTGCCGGAGCCGGCACGTCGATCCATCTCTTCATGGAGGTGCTCAAGCTGCGCGCTGGCCTGGACATCACGCACATCCCCTACAGAGGCAGCGCGCCGGCGCTGCAGGACGTGGTGGGCGGCCAAGTGCCGATGATCTTCGACTCGATGCCTTCGGCCTTCCCGATGGTGAAGGCCGGCAAGCTGCGCGCGCTGGCCGTCAGCAGCGGAACGCGCTCACCCGTCGCGCCGGACGTGCCCACCGTGGCGGAGCAAGGCGTGGCCAACTTCGATCTGGTGTCGTGGATCGGCTTCGCCGCACCGGCCGGCACGCCCGACCCCATCGTGCAGAGACTCAACGGCGAGATCAATGCCATCCTCAGGATGCCCGAGGTCGTTGCGCGATTCAATGAGCTGGGCGCGCAGACGGTGGGCGGCTCGACGGCCAGTTTCGATGCCTTCATCCGCCAGGAGATTGCGACATGGACAGACGTGGTCAAGAAGGCAGGCATCACCGCCGACTAG